DNA from Borrelia coriaceae:
AAGACAAATCTTCTTAGATGTTTTTGCTTCTTTTGGTGATATGCTAAAAGATCCATTTGGTATTACTGCGGCTACAACTAAAAAATCAGTTGGAGAACAATTAGGTAAGGTTGGTGAGGCAGTTAAATCAGCTAAAAGTAAATTAGAAAGTATAAAATCAGGTAGTGGCTACGATTTAATAAAAGATAAAGCCGAGACCCTAATTGCTAAGGCAATTAAGACTCTGGAAAAGATAGTCAATGGAACAAATAAAATTAAGGAAGCTACTAAGGATGCTGATGATCAAATTGCTAATGCTGGTAGTAGTAATGCTGATGCAGTTAAAGCAGATGAAACAAGTGTGAAGAATCTTGTTAAAGGAATTAGTATGGTCTATGAAGCATCAAAGGATGCTGATGTTGCTCCAAAAGGAGATGCTAGGAAAGCGACTGGTAGTGACTGTAAAGCTGTTGGAAAGCTTTTTGGTACTAATGGTAGTCTTGCTGGAAGTGAATTAAAAGCAGCTAATGTTGCATTAAATGTAGCTAGTGGTGCAGATATATTGGCAGCAATTGAAGCAGCTAATAAGGATGGTCAAGAAAAACCAGCATCTACTATTAATTTAGCAAAAGATGCTTATGATATTGCTATTGCTAATAACAGTGGTTCTAATGACGCTGAGGATGCTGCTGTTAAACAGAATGCATCAGTAATAGTAGCTGGTTTAGCATTAAAGGCAATGGCTCGGGGTGGTAAATTAGCCATCAATACTACTCATGCTCCACAAGAAGGAGTAAATGCAGTATTATCTAGAGCAGTTGGTAAAACTGTGAGTGAGATAGTATTTACTATAAGGAGAACGGTTGATAAATGTTTAAAAGATGTTAGTGAGTGCATAAAAGAAAATTCTACTAGTAACGAAAAATCTAAATAGTATAAGTAGTATTTAGACTATTTATTGTTTATTGGATCAAGCTTTGTACAAGTTTTGATAAGCAGGAATGCCTTATGGGTATTCCTATTTTTTTGTTATCTAAGTTGCTCTAATCAATGAAATTGCTATTGATTTCTATGTGATTAAGCAGAAGCAAGCCTTTATTTAACTTATAGATTATTATTTAAAGATTATCTATCTGATTTCTTGAATCAAAGGATAAGTTTAAAAGGAGGCACGTAATATATGAAAATAAATATTAAAAATATTAGAGTAAAAAGTATTTGTGCAACATTATTTATCTCTTTATTCCTTTCTTGTAATAATGGAATAGAAGAACTTCAAAAACAAAGGGATTCTATACTCTCTATATCTAATTTAAGGCAAGGATTCTTAGATATTTTTTCTTCTTTTGGTGATATGATTACTGATACTTTAGGTATTAAAGCTGATACTAAGAAAGAAGATATAGGGAAATATTTTACTGCTATTGAAAAAACTATGACATCTGTTAAGGAAAAGTTGCAAGCAGAAGTTTCTAAGAATGGTAATTATGAAAAAGTTAGAACAGTCGTTGATAAATTTATCACTGAGACATTAGACAAGATTGCTGAAGGGGCTAAGACTGCGGCTAGTGGTGCTACAGGTGTTGGTGTTATAGGAAATGCTGTTAAAAATGAGGTTGCTGTAGCGGCCAATGAAATTAGTGTAAATACCCTAGTTAAAGGGATTAATCAAATAGTTGAAGTAGTATTAAAAGACAAAGGCGATTCTACTGCTACTAAGACTGCAAGTACAGAGCAAAAATCAATTGGTAAGTTGCTTAGTGGACAACAAGGCACTGATGGAACAGATGCAGAAGCTGCTGCAGCAAGTGCATCAATTGGAGCAGTAACAGGTGCTGACATACTAAAAGCTATTGCTATTTCTGGTAATGCTGATAGCAACAACTCAACGATCGAGAAAGCAAAAAATGCTGCAAGTATTGCCATTGCTAAGGTTGAGAATAGTAAAACTCTTAATGCAGTAAATAAGGATGCAGTTATTGCAGCAGGAATAGCATTAAGGGCAATGGCTAAGGATGGTAAATTTTCTGCTAAGAATGAAGATAAAGCTGAACACGCAGTAAATGGTGCAGTATCTAGTGCTGTAAACAAGACGCTTAGCACTCTTATAATTGCTATTAGAAATACTGTTGATAGTGGTTTAAAAACAATAAGTAAAGCACTAGCTGCAGTTAAACAAGAGGATGAATCTACAGATGCGACAGTGAGTGGACAGTAATAATCGATAAAATTTAGAAAAAGATCGGTAAATAAAATAATAAAGTTATTTAAGGGAAATACTTCTCTACATTAGAAGCTATTTCCCTTTTATTGTATTTCGCCTCTTTAGTCCTTTTTAGTTAAAGGGTGGAAAGAAGGAGGCACGTAATATATGAAAATAAATATTAAAAATATAAGTATAAGAAGTATTTGTGCGACATTATTTATTTCTTTATTCCTTTCTTGTAATAATGGGATAGAAGAACTTGAGAAGAAAAAGGATTCTATACTCTTTATATCTAATTTAAAACAAGGATTCTTAGATATTTTTACTTCCTTTTCTGATATGGTGACAAGTTCGTTTGGTATTACTGCAGAGACAACTAAGAAAGATGTTGGGGGACAATTAGGTAAAATTGGTGACGCAGTTAAATCAGTTAAAGATAAATTAGAGGGCATAAAGGGAAATGAGCAATATGATTTAATAAAAAAAGCTAAAGCTGATGAAGCAATTAATAACTCAATTAATATTTTGGAAAAGATAGTTGAAGGAGCAAATAAAATTAAGGATGCTACCGATGGAGCTAGTAAAAAAATAGCTAGTTCTAATGGTGATGGTGAGAGTGCAACTCCGGCAAGTGAAAAAAGTGTACAGGAGCTTGTTAAAGGTATTAGCGAGATTTATAAAGCAGCTAAGGATGCTAAGATTGATTTAAAAGGAAATGCTAATAAAACTATTACGGAGTCTAATACAATTGCAAAGCTATTTAATACTAATAGCCAGGTTGGTTCTGATGTTACTGGATTAAAAGCAGCCAATATGGCAGTCAATTCGGCTAGCGGTGCAGATATATTAGCAGCAATTGAAGCAGCTAAGGATGGTACAAGTAAGAAAGCGGGTGCGATTAGTGCAGCAACAAATGCTTATGATATTGCAGTTGCTACTAAAGATAATGCAAATGCAAATGCTAGTGTTAGTACAAATGCATCAGTCTTAGCAGCCGGTTTAGCATTAAGGGCTATGGCTAAGGATGGGGCATTAGCTACTGTTGCTACTTATGCACCAACAGACGGAATAAATGCGGTATTAATAGAAGCAGTTAGTAAGACTTTAAATGAAATAATATCTACTATAAGAAGAACACTTGATAAGTGTTTAAAAGATGTTAGTGATTGCATAAAAGAAAATTCTACTAGTGAAGGAAAAACCTAAAGCTAAATAGTATGATTTTGTGTTTAAACTATTAATTGAAGCAATTTTTTTAAGTTTTGATAAGCAGGAATGCCTTATTATGGGTATTTCTGCTTTTTTAGCTTTACTATGGTAATACTGTAAAAAATTTGGATGGTATAAGAATGGTAAGGTTGATAAAAGCATTTGCTGTTCTATTCCTACATTCACTGTAGAAACATATACATTCTGAACGTTACTTAATTTATAATGCATTTCTCCTTAATTACCTTAAATTATTTTATTATTTAGTTTGACAATTTATTATTAATTTTGGTTTGTTCTTAGTTTCAAGGGATGAGAGTTGCACTCTTATTATAAGTTATTAGTGTTAATAACAGAGGCATTATCAGCACACCATGATCATTACCACTATCATTCTTGAAAAGTAGTTAAATTAGCTTTTCATAATAATCAAGATGAGAAGAAAGCTGAAGATGCAAACACTTGTTCCTTTGTGGGTCGGAAAGTAATTTTCCTTTTTATTTATTGTATGTAGCCCTCTTTAGTTGAAGGGAAGGGAGAAAGGAGGCACGTAATATATGAAAATAAATATTAAAAATATTAAGATAAAAAGTATTTGTGCAACATTATTTATCTCTCTATTCCTTTCTTGTAATAATGGAATAGAAGAACTTGAAAAGAAAAATCAATTCTTATCCTCACTTGCTAATTTAGGTAATGACTTCTTATCTGTCTTCACTTCTTTTGGCGATTCATTTGGGGGTGTTTTAGCTTTTGATAAGACTACTACAAAGTCTAAGGTTGGTGAGTACTTTAAAAAGATTCAAGAGACTGTACAAGGGGTTAAAACAGGTCTTAATAAAATTGTTACTGATATGAAAAATCAAAATAATCCTAATGCAGAGGCTACAGGTACTGCTGTAACAACTTTAAATTTACAACTTAGCAAGATAATTGAGGGTGCTAAGACTGTTAGTGATGCTATTGGTGATACTGATAATGGTCTTATTGTTGATTTTGGTGGAGGTGGTGATGGAGTTGGTGTTGCAGGTGATTCAAAAGTAGTGCAATCCATTACTGAAGGAATTAAAACAATTTCGGATATAGTACTCAAAGGAAAAGGTAAAGCCGATTCTGGTGATAATAAAAATCCTGCTGTCGATACTAGCGGTGCCGATGGTAGTGCAAGAAATGTTGATGCTGATGATAACACCAATAATGGAGCCATAGCTCTTTTTGCTAAGAAAGCTATTGGTACTACTGCTGGTGTTGGTAAAGCCGCTAAAGATGCAGCTAAAGCTGTTGGC
Protein-coding regions in this window:
- a CDS encoding variable large family protein; protein product: MKINIKNIRVKSICATLFISLFLSCNNGIEELQKQNQSILSISNLRQIFLDVFASFGDMLKDPFGITAATTKKSVGEQLGKVGEAVKSAKSKLESIKSGSGYDLIKDKAETLIAKAIKTLEKIVNGTNKIKEATKDADDQIANAGSSNADAVKADETSVKNLVKGISMVYEASKDADVAPKGDARKATGSDCKAVGKLFGTNGSLAGSELKAANVALNVASGADILAAIEAANKDGQEKPASTINLAKDAYDIAIANNSGSNDAEDAAVKQNASVIVAGLALKAMARGGKLAINTTHAPQEGVNAVLSRAVGKTVSEIVFTIRRTVDKCLKDVSECIKENSTSNEKSK
- a CDS encoding variable large family protein, whose product is MKINIKNIRVKSICATLFISLFLSCNNGIEELQKQRDSILSISNLRQGFLDIFSSFGDMITDTLGIKADTKKEDIGKYFTAIEKTMTSVKEKLQAEVSKNGNYEKVRTVVDKFITETLDKIAEGAKTAASGATGVGVIGNAVKNEVAVAANEISVNTLVKGINQIVEVVLKDKGDSTATKTASTEQKSIGKLLSGQQGTDGTDAEAAAASASIGAVTGADILKAIAISGNADSNNSTIEKAKNAASIAIAKVENSKTLNAVNKDAVIAAGIALRAMAKDGKFSAKNEDKAEHAVNGAVSSAVNKTLSTLIIAIRNTVDSGLKTISKALAAVKQEDESTDATVSGQ
- a CDS encoding variable large family protein; translated protein: MKINIKNISIRSICATLFISLFLSCNNGIEELEKKKDSILFISNLKQGFLDIFTSFSDMVTSSFGITAETTKKDVGGQLGKIGDAVKSVKDKLEGIKGNEQYDLIKKAKADEAINNSINILEKIVEGANKIKDATDGASKKIASSNGDGESATPASEKSVQELVKGISEIYKAAKDAKIDLKGNANKTITESNTIAKLFNTNSQVGSDVTGLKAANMAVNSASGADILAAIEAAKDGTSKKAGAISAATNAYDIAVATKDNANANASVSTNASVLAAGLALRAMAKDGALATVATYAPTDGINAVLIEAVSKTLNEIISTIRRTLDKCLKDVSDCIKENSTSEGKT
- a CDS encoding variable large family protein, encoding MKINIKNIKIKSICATLFISLFLSCNNGIEELEKKNQFLSSLANLGNDFLSVFTSFGDSFGGVLAFDKTTTKSKVGEYFKKIQETVQGVKTGLNKIVTDMKNQNNPNAEATGTAVTTLNLQLSKIIEGAKTVSDAIGDTDNGLIVDFGGGGDGVGVAGDSKVVQSITEGIKTISDIVLKGKGKADSGDNKNPAVDTSGADGSARNVDADDNTNNGAIALFAKKAIGTTAGVGKAAKDAAKAVGAVTGADILQAMAQVGGNSAKLAINDKTLSDGQPISAGDAKDATIAGGIVLRSIAKGGKFSNKSGGSDGGAKQQIQYAAISAVTKALNTLTIEIRKTLDTGLKTVKDAMNISANDTHVTTESGIIAK